Sequence from the Suncus etruscus isolate mSunEtr1 chromosome 1, mSunEtr1.pri.cur, whole genome shotgun sequence genome:
ATACCCCTATGTACttctttcttagttttttatCCTTGGTAGATCTTTGTTATGCAAACAGTATTGCCCCACAAATGCTTGTTCACCTGCTTTCAGCTCAGAAGTCTATTCCATTTCTCAACTGTGTGATCCAGCTCTTCATTTCCTTGGCCTTGGGTGGCTCTGAGTTCTTCCTGCTGGGAGCTatggcctatgaccgctatgtggcTGTGTGCTACCCACTGCATTACACAGTCATCATGCATGGACGGGTGTGCCTAGGGCTGGCTGCCAGTTGCTTGATGGGTGGTTTCACAAATTCCCTGATGGAAACTGTCATGACCTTCCGGCTTCCTCTGTGTCACAATGTTATTAATCACTTTACCTGTGAGACCCTGGCTGTGCTACGGTTAGCCTGTGTGGACATTTCCTTCAACATGGTCCTGGTGGCTATCTCAGGCTTTCTGGTCATTATGCTTCCTTGTTCCTTGGTCCTCTTCTCCTATGGTCGGATAGTTGCTGCCATTCTGCGCATTCGTTCTACTGAGGGGCGTAGGAAAGCGTTCGGAACCTGTGCTTCCCACCTCACTGTGGTTTGCATGTGTTTTGGAGCCACCATATTCACCTACTTGGGACCTCGTTCAGCTTCctcagaggaagaggaaaaaattatttctctcttctaTGCTGTGGTAGCACCTATGCTGAACCCCTTAATTTACAGTTTGAGAAATAAAGAAGTTATGAGTGCTTTCCAGAAAGCTTTAGAGAAAATTAGGAATAAAgggtaaaagaaaaaagtctataAACCTCCTGCTATGTCTCATCACAACCAAAAAAGGAGATCAAATAAATGTAGATGGGATTTGCACACTAAAGAAGATTAAATGAGTTAAAAGATGGctattatgggccagagagatagcatggaggtggggcatttgccttgcatgtagaaggacgatggtttgaatcccgacatcccatatggtcccttgagcctgacaggagcgatttctgagtgaagagccaggagtgacccctgagtgataccgggtgtgatcccaaaaaaaccaaaatggctATTATGATCAGATCTTTTTGTTTGAATAAAGAATTTTCCACACAAAGCATATTTCTACATATATCTATACCTAGTTAGGTACACAAGACTCTTCTTGAATCACCTTATTTTGGCATCtaattgaaatatttatatatctaagtACTAAGTATTTAAGTATCATGTACTCATTTTTAACCTTAATATAtctaaggttaaaaaaaataaagaaatcacatCCTGGAGACTTGCTTGAGGAATAAAAAGAGATAATTTCCAATTAAGTTTGATTTTTTAATCTATGGAATAGAAGAACACATCTAAATGAAAATATCTATTCATTTGTGGAATAATTTTATCTCCTCTAGGATGATCACATTTGATTGTTTCTGCCTTAGTCTAAAATGTAATATCATTTGAAATAAATGTGACACAATATTTATTCACACAagttaacttaattttattatgctttATAAATAACTGATAAAATAGTAATGTTTAACATCTCTGCCTATCTATAGTGTcattcatttttagaaaaaatatgaagatgtaaatgtggcctcatccccccattctaaccaggtaacttgatcttacctgcaagaccccgcccattcctgggaggagtcttggaaaggttagataaggctttgaccagagaggattaagggcttttgggcttttgggctttgccaggatggagaggcagagctaagatgcagggcaagatAACGatagcatgtgtaaatggttgagattgaccacacatatggtggatagggtatgaataaaactgatacttcctgatgcctgtctgagtgagtctgattcccatGGCAACCACCTGAAGATAATGACCTGATGGTTACtgggggatggagccatgtggtccggggcctaaggacaaaagCCTCCATCTCCATCATCCAGCTCTATCCTAAGGGCTGTTTTTCTACATGTAAATTTTTTACATTAGCCATTTTTAATGTACAATTCAGTGgacataattatatttgtaatgttTTGCAAATATCACCACTGTATGTCCAATGATTATCAACACTATAGTTTTTCATTAAAGTAATTTCCCAAGAATTTTTTCTCATTAACTGGTTACATCTTCCTGCCTATTTCATAGTTTAAATGcggataaatatttttaatcctgtttattgttttgttcattttcacACATTGCAATCCTAGCAAGATTTTTTTATATctgaattttgtatttttgtttaaattttgtgtttACTTTATTGGGCTCCCTCCATTTTGTATAAACTCATTTCTAGGCTCAGAGTACaaagatttgttttcatttatttgtccCATTAAttggttccttttcttttatgataaaatataaaaaaaatatgaaaagaaatatcaaactgTATATATCCACTAAATATGTATGCAAAATATTACATAGATTTAAATCTCTATTACACAGATCTTTTTCTGtgatttaaacttaaaattacttttaaatagaTTACTCAAACatagtttaattatattttagaaggATTTaacaagatattataaaatacatttaaaatttattgagaacatttaaattataagtccttcatagttgtattttaagcttatagtgacagtgaattagggtcattcacACAATCAGTGATTATCTCCCTTCACCagaattcccagcatgcatcccatatcttcacccttagccccctagtctaccagtgtaacaggtccagtTTATGATtatattgttagagtttgggtctcttgattctattgtcattgactttggcttgggtattaaGCTCAAACCATATTTTTCTTCACCCattgcatctgagaccacttggccccttgaaccatccactttttttttctcaatttgaagAAAGACGTAAAAATATAAGGTAAAGCAAAGggattcatgtcccaaggttctatgaaaaaggtggtaGCCCCAtatctaaaagatataaataaaataaaatttaaaagggggGTATGGGTGTGgcaggtttttagttttttgcaTAGGAATCAGTAAAtgttgggaaattagaaaggaattatccttggcctaaaaaacagggtgtctctatccatgaagcatactgtcataaggcAACTATAGGCTTCAGGCAcactaattgtccaaccccagcgtctttcttcatggtccaggaaagttcttctcagtcatggttgttgcagtcaagCTTCTGTAAGGTGCTggcaatatttgggggggggttgtttggttttttattgttttggggccacacctggtgatgctcaggggttattcctggctatgcactcataaatcgctcctggtttgggggaccatatgggatgccaggggatagaaaagtggtctatcctaggttaatgcgtgcaaggcaaatcccccactgcttgcaccactactctggccccagtactggCAATTTAATGTAAATTGAGAGTCTTTATCTGAACACtctgttaataattttttaataaagaaagatatTGTTTATTGAAGGAAATTAAAAAGCTATGAATGGGGGAAGAAAAGGAATAtgcattcaagagagaacatagctAAGAAAAGGCAAGCAAGAAAAGAGAtagaaatatgtgttcaagaaaaACACAggattaaaaaagcaaaattgaaattttaacatcttgtttgaaatataaaaaaagtaacCAATAATGCACACAAAAGATGCAACATGTGGATAATAGTATAGTATAGTGTTCTGATGAAGactataaaattacattaaatatccAGCACCTTAATTAAGACTCCAGACTCATTAGTTACCAGAAATAAGTTTAGGTTTTGCAAGATATCTGAGGCCTGTCTTCATGGCTTTCAGAAAGCTAACTTTTTCCATAATTCTTCAGATGTCAAGAATATTTGGAGTATAGTCTTCTTAAACGTATACTACTTTTTATATGACTTAGGTCTCATCAGTTTGTCTTTATTTAACCTTAATCATTTATGTTAATTCTCTATCCTCTTCACTAGTAGAAAGGTCAAAAAATTGAGATCAACACTGAGAAACATGTTTATTCTCCAGATAAATATTATCATCAcactatttaagaaaaatatggaagCAAGAAGAACTTTGGACAGTCTCAAGAGTAGAAATAATGAGGATCCATCAATGAGGTTAATGCCaagttctcattctttctcttggAATTTATCAAGTACTGTTCTGCAGAAGTAGAgggaaaatgttaaaagaaagatctctaagacacagaatagtctcactcatctctgggtttcaagaaaaattaaagacattgaaataattcccagaaatgagggcaggaaggaccggctcaagatatgaagctcaacacaaagagtggtgagtaagttagagaaataactaggcTGAGATCTagcataacaatgtcaatgagtgagggatgtagaaagcctgtcttgaatacaggcagtgggtggggaaaaaagaaatgggggcattggtgataggaaggttgcacaggtgaagggggttgttcttgttatgactgaaacccaactacaattatgtttgtaatcatggtgtttaaataaattataaaataaagaaagctcttggggccggcatggtggcactagaggtaaggtgtctgccttgacagtgctagcctaggatggatcccccggcatcccatatggtcccccaagcaaggagcgacttctgagcacatagccaggagtaacccctgagtgtcaccggatggggcccaaaaacaaacaaaaaaaaaaaaaaaaagaaagaaagaaagatctctAAATTCTATACTCAATGATAAGCTCACTTTTTTCTAGGgattgaataaattatttcttaaggAATCTACCATATAGATGACCAATTCACACAGATTGCACCCTGTGTAATTTTATATACATTGGGTAcagtattgtatttattttaaattttgtcataaaaataaaaattattgaaagagaaaacaaataacaaaagcaaTCTTGGGGCAATATAGGCACTAAAACGATCAGATATGATTTGAAATGTCAAATTGATTAATTCAACTACAAAATAGAGACTGATGAAAAATTGTGAAGTAGAATTAGCACAGTAAAAATTAACCTAACttgctaaagaaaaaatgaagaatataataaaaagtatattagtAATTAATAAGTCATAGATCTGACTTTTGTATATATAAGGCACACATGAAATTAAAGTTTATGCCCgggcccgggaaggtggcgctggagataaggtgtctgccttgtaagcgctaccaaggaacggaccgtggttcgatcccccggcgtcccatatggtccccccaagccaggggcgatttctgagcacatagccaggagtaacccctgagcgtcaaacgggtgtggcccaaaaaccaaaaaaaaaaaaaaaaagtttatgccCAAGTTTCTAAGAAGAATCCCAAAGAAGTACAGAAGGAATAAGAACTTAACTtctgggagtgggccgaaaagaggctccagaaaactcgctctcccagaggccaatactagggcgggaatgccaaggaactgctccataacatgaaaacccactataagcagtactttgcagaagccaggtcccctgtttgtgatgccaggctgggaaaatccataaaACTACGCctacccagtggggcccaactgagaaaaactgtgagtgctgcctgtgtgtgtctgtctactatcctgttgcgtgaacctcttgggagtaggctgaaaagaggctccagaaaacttgctctcccagaggccaattctagggcaggaatgccaaggaactgctctaTAATGTGAAAAGAGGCTATAAGCAGtaatttgcagaagccaggtcacctgtttgtgacatcaggctgggaaaatctatgaaactacacctgcccagtggggcccaactgtgaaaaactgtgagtgctgcctgtgtgtgtctgtctactgtcctgttgcatgaacctcttgggagtaggctgaaaagaggctccagaaaactcgctctcccagaggccaatactagggcgggaacaccaaggaactgctccataacgtgaaaagaggctataagcagtaatttgcagaagccaggtcacctgtttgtgacgtcaggctgggaaaatccacgaaaataCACCTGCCCAAGGggacccgactgtgaaaaactgagtgctgtctgtgtgtgtctgtctactgtcctgttcttactaagaaaagaacaccatcgcaacaagaaaaaaaaaattacactaagaactgtgctggatcactgaagcccagcatttctctccagactgtttatctgctgtgtgctcgggcctaagatttgattctgtgtgaggcttcatccacggaggactcccctcccctggaggcaagtcgacccatccagaaagggcagagccagaggagtgtgctgcctgcatcatttacccaatgaataccaccacaacatgtagaaaaacccacaatacaagtgtgacaatggggaaacaacgcaggccagcatcagacatagaaaatgaagatgacaattctgatgaccatataatgaccaaccaactaatcaacctctcagataaggactttagaatagcaataggaagatgctcaatgaactcaaagaaaccatggatcgagttgaacagaacactaataagaaccaagaaaatatgaagacagaaatcacaaaactccaaactgaaataacatgtcaactaacaggcctgaaaaactcagtaaatgaagtaaatgacaaaatggataagctctgggacagggtatcagaagctgagaatagacttggtgctgtggaagatgagataaataacaattccatacagcaggagagattggacaaaaaacttaaagcaaatgaacagacaatggaaaaattagtcaaagaatgggaacagatgaaaatagaagtctatgataagctcaacagaaacaacttaagaatcattggagtcccagagacccaggaagaaaatttccaggaagaatcaacagtcaagaacatcattaaagagaaactttcagagaaaagaatatatgtgatcaaatcctgcatgctcgaagagtaccaaccaaaatgaccccagaaaaaataccccaaaacacatcctagtcacaatgacgaatcccacagagagagagagagagagagagagagagagagagaattttgaaaacagcaagatcaaaaagggaaattacattcaagggagcatccttgagatttacagcagacctgtcaccagaaacacttaaGGCCAGATAGCAGTGATGGGatgttgtgacaagactgaatgaaatgaatgcttcacctagaatactgtacccagcaaaactcgcTTTTCAgtttgacagaaaaatacatggtttcacagaaaaacaacagctcagaaactttacaaactcaaaaccagtcttaagagaaaaactgaaagacctaatttaagacaagactaaccaaaagacacaccaaattttgatataaagatggcattaaattccaggacaattctttctctcaatgtcaatggactaaatgcaccagttaagagacacagagtgactaaatggatcaaaaaactcattccaaccttctgctgcctacaggaaacacacctgaatagtcagaacaaacatagactcatatatatatatatatatatatatatatatatatatatatatatatagagagagagagagagagagagagagagagagaggagagagaggagagagaggagagagaggagagaggatagaaattttgcagactaccttcgctgaccacaaggctctgaaattatttgtaaattccaaagggacacggaagaaaaattttaacacctggaagttaaacagcctcatactgaataaccagtgggtccgagatgaaataaaggaggaaatcaaaaggttcctggaaacaaatgacaataaagacacaaactatcagaacttacgggacacagcaaaagcagtactgagaggaaaatttgtagtttttcaagcacacatcaggaaggaagaagaagcttacctgagtagcttaatgacacagctaatagaactagaaagttttcaacaaaaggacccaaaaatagaaagacagaaggaaataacaaagctgagagcagaaatcaacgaagtggaaacccaaaaaacaattcgaaagatcaacaaaagcagaagttggttctttgaaaaaataaacaagattgatagaccactggcaaaactaacaaagaaagagagagagagaaatttgataactcgtattaggaatgaaaaaagagagatcactactgatatgacagagattcaaagggtaatcagaaactactttgagaaattctacacaactaaaaatgagaacctggaagaaatggataaattcttggactcttataatcttccatggttgaaggaggaggatgtagcatatctaaacacccccatcactattgatgaaattaaaatggtaatcaaatgtctgcccaaaaacaaaagcccaggcccagatggattcactaatgaattctttcaaactttccaagaataactactaccaatcctggcaagactctttcatgaaattgaacaaacggaaacacttccaaatagcttttatgaaaccaatatcaccttgatacctaaaccagacagagatgctacaaaaaaagaaaattacagaccaatatcgctgatgaatgcagatgcaaagatcctcaacaaaatcctggcaaataggattcaatgcctcattaagaagatcatccactatgatcaagtaggtttcatcccaggaatgcaagactggtttaacatccgtaaatctatcaacataatacacaacatcaacaacaacaaaaaataaaaaccacatgatcatatcaatagatgcagagaaagcatttgataaggtccaacacccattcttgatcaaaactctcagcaagatgggaatgaaaggaacctttctcaatatagttaaggccatctaccagaagccagtggcaaatattatcctcaatggagaaaaactaaaagccttccctctaaattctggcacaagacaaggctgtcctctctcaccactcctattcaacatagcactgaaagtactcgctatagctataaggcaagaaaaagatatcaagggaatccagataggaaaggaagaagtcaaactctcactctcctaacaagtgaaagcagagattaacagaagggaatatattaagctgagaagcttctgcacttcaaaggaaatagcgcccaggatacaagagacacccactgagtgggagaaactattcacccaatatccatcagataaggggctaatctacaaaatatacaaggtactgacagaaatttacaagaaaaaaacatctaatcccatcaaaaaatggggagaagaaatggacagacactttgacaaagaagaaatacaaatggccaaaagacacatgtaaaattgctccacatcactaatcatcagggagatgcaaatcaaaacaactatgaagtatcacctcacaccacagagaatggcacacatcacaaagaatgagaataaacagtgctggcggggatgtggagagaaaggaactcttatccactgctggtgggaatgctgtctagttcaacctttatggaaaacgatatggagattccttcaaaaactggaaatcaagcttccatacaatccagctataccactcctaagaatataccctaggaacacaaaaatacaatacaatacaatacaaaacatacaaaaaccccttccttacacctatattcattgcagcactacttaccaaagcaagactctagaaacaaccaagatgcccttcaacagacgaatggctaaataagtggtacatatacacaatggaatattatgcagctgtcaggagagatgaagtcatgaaattttcctatatatggatgtacacagaatctattatgctgggtgaaataagtcagagagagagagaaaaatgcagaatggtctcactcatctatgggttttaagaaaaatgaaagacattcttgcaataataattttcagacacaaaagagaaaagagctggaagttccagctcacctcaggaagctcaccacaaagagtgatgagtttagttagagaaataactacattttgaactgtcctaataatgagaatgtatgagggaaatggaaagcctgtctagagtacaggcgggggtcgggtggggaggagggagatttggaacattggtgatgggaatgttgcactggtgatgggtggtgttctttacatgactaaaacccaaacacaatcatgtatgtaatcaaggtgtttaaataaaatatgtaaaaaaaagcaAGGATGGTGGAGAAGAGCAATTGGGATTTATATCATTAGTCAACAGAAAATCTActggaataaaataaagataatttctgCAACTTTTGCAcaccttaaaaaaaagaacttaactcTAAAAACTTCAAAAATCTTCCAAGTAGAGATGCATATAATTATTAgcagaaaaatacaaattcagAGGCATTTCCATATATTAGTATCAGGGTAGAACTGCTAATaataaacagatatttttaaaGGCAACCAAGTGAGAAAAATTACCTTACAGGCCAAGtacaaaaattaaacagaaaataaaatattcccacccttgtttttaaaatctttaaacaaGGATATGACATCTCATTATTCTCAACACACACCTTGCATTgaacaaaaagcaaataagacTACTTCTGAGGAAGACTTTCTAATACTTGTTTGTACAAAATTACATTGCTACCAAGTATACAAAGGAAAATAAGTTTGCTTTCAGGGAACATATAATTTTGCTCAAACTATAATACTTCACTGATGTAAAACAAAAAGGGCAGAAAACTTGCACCTGTGAGCAGGAATTGACACAAAGCATAGTCTGGCTGCCAGGGAGCTTGAATGGGCAAGGCAGGAACACTGAAAGATCAAGGGCTTTATTAAGACTGATTTGGAGAAGGAAAAACCAGAATGTTTTCTGCCCTACCACAAGTCCGGCACCAAATAAACCTAgcatcatatattttctttttaaaaacacaagATTGTTGGTAcaagagtgggtagggcacagtgggtagggcatttgccttgcttgtggtggacccaggtttggtcctctgcatcccatatggtcctccaagcctgccaagagtaatttctgagcaaaaatccAGGAATACCCTCTGTATATTCCCTGAAtgtagcaaaacaaacaaataaacaaacccatGAGATTTTTATCACACTAGccaaactctgaaaacaacccaagtgccagaGAACATATGAGTGAAGAAAGATACTATGgtacacctacacaatggaatactatgcagctgttaggaaaaatgaagccatggaattttcttatacactgatggatatggagagtattatgctgagtaaaatgagtcagagggaaagggatagatatagaatgagtccactcatttgtaggatatatatttacatatttattattatatattattgatatgtttattatgtattttatttacatatgtataaacacatatatgtgtgtctaaatatatataaataaataaaggtggtTTGGTAATAGAAAAAGGTTGGCCTAGAAAAATGAACTTGATGACCCAGAGTTTTGGTTTGAGGGAGGCTTTCTTTTACTCCCCCTATTCAGTAAGTCTTAATTAAACACTGCATGCTGGCCATTACTGGGTCCACCTCCACCCCAGCTCTACTCAGTTAATCTTAGATCAACATCTTACTTTATTGCTGTAGAGATTAGTTTCTATCATGACTTTCTTGTTTCATTGTAGATACTCCCTTAACCAGTCTGGCTCAGAGACAGGTTCCACCTTCTGAAATTATTAGAATTACCTTAATTAGTAAGATCCAGAGAATGGGGCTTCCTTCTGAAAATACTGAGAACTAGCCACTTAAGGACTTTGTAACTATAGCTACTTTTTTCTGTTATTCTGAACCTGCTTATCTACTTGTGCATATCTGTTTTCGGGAGGATGTaccttatattttaaaagaactggAAGAACTGAATTATGGACTGTGTTCCTTTGTCACTGTGTGGCTAATAATGTTTCTGTCTCTAGTATTTCTAAGTGCTGCCATCCTAGCCAACCTGGGACATAACAGTAATAATACCCATTATATACTTAAAAGTTGGCTATGAATAGCTATTtaaattattgtgttttattggTAAAAtgcatctaaaattaaaataatctgaaTGCATCCCCTTTAaagcatatggaaataaacacataTTTCCCCTATGGAAATAATACTGTATAAAACACATATGTTTGCCAGGGACAGCAAGCAGATATTTCTCACAGCTCCCACAAGAGACTGcatgacaaaaatcaatgagctTTTTCTCTTGGGTCTTGGCACAGAGGTGGGGAAAATTTTCAGACTATATAAAACCTTTTCAAGTTGGTGTACTTAAACCCACTACAGCTTCCACCAGGAGAACAATgggtgctctggccccaggatgctGGGGAAGCCCACCCACGGCCATGCTGGGCACCCCAGTGCCTTGTGTTTATCTCCTACCTGATTCTGTCTCTAAGTGTGGAAGCAGTTGGGTAATCTGTGCCCATCCTCTCCTTCTGGGTATAGACAGAGGGTCTCTCACACTTAGTCAATATCTGaatcttttttgtcttcttcttcctattttagaATCAGTGAAGAATCTCTTTGCACATCCATTAAAAGCTGCTGAGGAAAGGTAAGTGACTCTTCAAAAAAGAGGTTTCTAGTCTCAGATGACTCTGAAGTGCTGAAGTGTTATGAATGCTATAAATCCTAAATATTTGATGCTACTTGTCAATCACTCCTGCCTATTTATAATTCCCAAGAGTAACAATGTTGTCAGTTTTATTCTTTGAGCTATTAAATGCAGTTAGGTATAGCTGGCAAAGTCTACTTGCCCCCCAATATGTTTGAGGGACATCTCCTTGTGCTGGATCAGATTTAAGCTCCCctagatagctca
This genomic interval carries:
- the LOC126026035 gene encoding olfactory receptor-like protein OLF3, producing MDERNKTQIWVSEFFLLGLSSIWEIQIFLFVLILAMYLVTVMGNFLIIFLIRLDSRLHTPMYFFLSFLSLVDLCYANSIAPQMLVHLLSAQKSIPFLNCVIQLFISLALGGSEFFLLGAMAYDRYVAVCYPLHYTVIMHGRVCLGLAASCLMGGFTNSLMETVMTFRLPLCHNVINHFTCETLAVLRLACVDISFNMVLVAISGFLVIMLPCSLVLFSYGRIVAAILRIRSTEGRRKAFGTCASHLTVVCMCFGATIFTYLGPRSASSEEEEKIISLFYAVVAPMLNPLIYSLRNKEVMSAFQKALEKIRNKG